acatttcattttgcatacgtttgtcactgctgacaccaggtcccaacactttttaatttagaaaaaataataattatataaaaaaataataaatttagaaattgtgttgaaattttggaaaactttatttacagtaggaaactttagaaaactatttatttatttatttatttatttatttattcactgcaaatactgggtcccaacactttttaatatatatatatatatatatatatatgaagggaagggaagggaagggaagggaagggaagggaagggaagggaagggaagggaaagccaagccaagccaagccaagccaagccaagccaagccaagccaagccaagccaagccaagccaagcctcCACAAAACAATGAGCAGGGGTGCGGCCACTTCCCACCGCTTCGGGGCTAGCTTCCAgatgctagctagccagctagataACACGTCCCCCCCACccacctgtatatatgaccagatagccaatagcccatacacgcccgtcTGTGCAAGACAgaatcacagggcggccatcttgctaatCCCACCTCGCCAGCAGACGACTGTATAAACTGTAcgctatacgtacagatgagacatattcAGCTcggaggcagttagtataaggccagaGACGGGCTGGGGGGTTGTGGGGGGGTGCTCAGTTCCttggaccccaatattagatttggcagaggcatcttttgtttaattattattattattattattattaagcatattattaagcatatcattcatacatttaaaatagggctgcacaatattggaaaaacatgcgatatagttgctgaatatagcgatatagATGTTATTGAGATATTTaacgtacctaaagaaattacatttttattatctaatgaaagaattacattttttttcatgcagcaaaataatcaaactcaatgtattcttaattaattgtaattacctctcgagaATGtacaactattggatggcagtgcataTTTTCATTAAgttcactgtgttccaactatgttttagggttggaacacccatggaactaggggcgtggaaaccaaataaaaagagagggtgaggaggggatttttttcagagagtgcagtagttaattgtatcagtcagttcctctctcgACCTTTGAACTCGCTTTTCAGGAGCCAAGCAAGACCCCACGTGACAAACATTAAACGCGCACTAACTAAagtgaacaaaaataaacacacacactaatgctagcttagcctgttgctctttgttttgttttgttttttagctcgGGACGCGATGGCATGACGATCCACAGTCTCCGCTTTCCTTCATCACGTGCCACAATCTCCACGTTGCTGCTCTATTACAGTCCTGTCTCCCCAACGTGGGCCTTTTCTAAAAATAGCGCCACAACGACGGGACATTGTAACTTACCAATCATCAATCGGACGATTTTTGAGAAAGTGTGATTGGCCTTGCTGCTCAAAGCCTTTCATTACTTTGCATCCACAAGATATCAGTCTGCAACCCCACCATAAATAcattcactcatttgctccccaaaacgtataaatgtttttttttatgttgtaagtgtcccaaacatgtatttatacatttttttgttttgttttgttttgtttttatgctagagcatacagaaggctttgatgcagcctctcaactgcgataaacggttgtagaaatggtagttattacacaaacggccagcaggaggcagcagcgcaaaggagttcaaccagggccatgttagaAAAAGCTcgattactcacaattctagatttgtgaaaattgattaaacttatctatattctaatgctaattgctgcaaaccagatagaaatatactttttttccctgatgaaagaagagactttaatctttcttttggtaggttgcatgtttttatagcaatgggattgtttctgtgaaaatggctgggagcaaaTTTAAGAAAGGATGGACGAGTATCGAtaatattttaaggtatcggcaCTTGTAGATTCCAATGGTACCAGCAACCGATACgtaaggcaaacaaaatacGATAAAATACGAGGAAAAATCTCATCACTTGCAAACAAAATGTCATTCACGTATTGACATATTTGTCTGCTTTCAGCCTCATATTATTAACTAAGACAtgcagtcaaaaaaaatgttaaaaaggcAAATAATGGCAATATCTGGGTTATGGaaaggtaaacatgcaaaaaataaaaaataacaatatgcTTTTCTAAGCCCAATATTTGGTAAAATGAACAGTACACATATCACGATTGAACAAGTAAGCAAATTGTTTTGTGTTGCGCGCACACTCTGTGCACAAGGAATCTTGGGAACTACTACTACGGCGGCCATCATACGTTGCCACTCCCTGAACGAGCCTAACTTCAATACAATGATTTTTCTGTGgcgttttcacgttattttttatttttattttattttttgtctctaTTATAAAAATGACACCGTGTGTACACagttatacatacacacatgtgTGGTATATAAATCCGTGAGACTGGCGCACAACCCACCGATAAACACTCAAGCAGCAGATGTAAACAAACATGGCGACGCAACAAATCAGCACCTTATGGAGCGAGGAAGAAACTTATTACTTTATTATATAGTGTGGTACGTGACATAAATATAAGGTCTTCTATGGACAATAGAAATTTAAAAGTGGAAATGATGTCCGTGTGTCGCGGAGTTCCGAATATGTATGAGGCACTAACTGTCCATTCAAGCATGTAAATGAGTTAACACGAATGTTTTAGaaactggaattttttttacatgcagatAAACATAGTCAAGTGTCTTCACAAAATTGAACCGAATATCATATTAATTTGTAATAACATGTCAATCAGAGGCCAATGCAAGCAAATGTGTTATTTCACAAAATGAGCGTGAAGCCCGACGTGCCTTTGTGACGTCACAGACCTCCCAGGTTGACAGCACGCGCGCCACTGTGGAAGTGACAAGCCTGCGCCCAAGTCGCAGACAGGAAGCGACGGGGGGAATTCCAGGGCAACGCATTGACAGACCACCCAACCCCACCCCAACTCCCACGCCCACCCGCCCCGCTTACCTGCCTCCACCGTGTCGCTCAGGTCGAGGCCGGCGGTCGTGCGCGGGAACTCCTTGAGCTTTCTGGCGCTGAGGTTGAGCGCGCCGCTCAGCGTCGCCTCCTCCAGCGCTCGCTCCAAGCCGCGGCTGTTGGGCGGCGCGGGCCCTCCGTTGTGGCCGGGGGATGGCGGCAACGACGACGACGCCGGCTGGGCGTCGAGGGGCTCCGGTCCTGGCGTCGCCATGCTCCCGCTGCCGCCGCTGTTGCTTGGCCGTCGGTGGCGGTGCGCTCGTCGGTACGCTTCCAGCAGCGTCGATGCTGCGCGAGCGGCATCAAAACCAACGGCCGAGAGAAAACAACCGCGACACGTCCGCTTTGCGCCCTTTCAAAATATGACCACCGGAAATGCTTCGTCCAGACGCCAGTTACTTTGAACATGGGGACTTCAGCGCACTGAGCATGCGCCTTGGGAAGGAGGGACGAATAATTGGTCGACAGCGACATCTGGTGGATACAAGGGACGTCACATGTTCGGTGGCTGAACGTGTCGTTTGTCTGAAGCTTTCTTGTCGCAATAATAATTTTTCCCCATGTTCCATGTTCTCGTCACACTTTTTACAGTACCCTACAGCGGTAATATCATACcacaaagccaaagaaaaagccaaaTGCTACTTGTGTCCTGCGCAGAAAAGATTGGGTTGGGAAGCATGGGCGTTTAtagcccttttatttatttattttcggcTCAACGAAACCTAAATTGAATCCCAGCTGCGTTAAAATTGAAGAcattaattgtttattttttatgtactgtacttctacaacaacaagttaGAGAAGTGTATTAAGTACATACAGTACTTTGTTGAAACCTAATATTTTAACAGCAAAATTACCCCGCCTCAAAAATGGTTTGATAAAGATGAAGAAGGTGCCTAACAATGAGATACTGATAGTACAATGTGTGTAAGTACTACACTGTAGATAGGAATTAAACTGTAAATAATCTTggtttatgtgtatttagtttacaCTCCATTATCATTAGTAGTCCTCATTGTTGCTGAATTTGATTTTAGCTCAAGGTTGATGTTGTTCAGTAGGCTAACTGCTAACTAACGGCTAGCTAACTGTTGCGTCCTGTTAAGTATTCAAGGCAAGACAAGCTAACTGATTCAATGTTTTCACCAAAAAGTATAATGCTTCTCTTGCATAAATGTGGGGATGAAATAGTGTTCAAATTTggttgaatcattttttttttcccagccacgAGATCAGCACCCTGAAACCTGTGACCCGACACTCGCCGCTGCCGAGAAGCGCAAACCGCGGATGCAGGAAGTGCGCTCGACTTGCCACATGTTGTCGACACCTGCGTTGACACACAGGAAGTCAGTCGCGCGGCGCAACAAGACGTGGCCATAAACACGATTGACAGCAAGAGACGGAAAAAATATTGTCGCCGTGGAATTTTTCCCGGAAAGTTTTGTGAAGTCAGCGGTGGGCCGCCATGTCCTGCGGACCGCGCCGATGCAAACACGTCTGCTGGTGCGTGGATTTGCCGCTTTCTACCACAGCAGGGAGCGTCTGCGTTGCGCCCGGCAGAGTTTGTACGGACCACGTTAGCATTTCGCAGATGTTTACGAGTGCCAAACCAAGAcgacaaaaaagtcagtggtaatgttaattttatccgccatttttaaatgtagtctgTTTTAGTCCTGATTCAATCacgctttttagttttttaacctagtcagtcaacctcatcctgttttCATTTAGCCcagttttagttgactataaaatTTAGCAATATAGtcttttattttagtccaagaaaacattttattcatctagttttactcaacaaaaattgtcaacattttagtctagttttagtcaggacaatcattttacccctgtatatttttggcagcagataatgttgaacatttcagatctaaaacgttttcacatgaaattttctcattagtcttcattagtcgacaaaaatgcatactgatttagtcacaattattgtttattaatgagggtttagtTGAGTCTAGTCTGGTTTTagtttggtgaaaaatgtgttaacgaaattatttttgtttattttattgttattgattatttatttttattatagttattattatattatatatttagtatattgttatatttattttcgattattattttttttttttaattttagttaattttacaaattcatatcattttcctctcatttttgttaataaactaaaatgtccatagattttagtccagtttgtgtgaaggacattttcgtctcgtcttcattagtcgacaaaaatgcatagTGATGTAATCCCACTTATTCTTTATTAATGAGTGTTTTAGTccagtctagtcaagtttgagtccggtgaaaaatgtgtcttGACTAAACTTTttgtttagtgtatttttttattgattttttatttttattatatttatatattattgcgattggctggcaaccagtccagggtgtaccccgcctactgcccagagccagctgagataggctccagcacccctcgtgacccttgtgaggaataagcggtcaagaaaatggatggatggagatttaTATATGATGATCTaactattattatatttatttatttatttatttatttatttatttatatatttatatatttgattattttacatttttatctatttatttcagttaattttacaaaatcataaaatCTTTCCTctaatttttgttcatgaactaaaatgtccatagattttagtccagtttttgtgaagaacattttcgtctcgtcttaattagtcgacaaaaatgcatagTGATTTaatcccacttattgtttattaatgatctttttactttagtttgagtccagtgaaaaatgtgtgttgacgaaatgatttttgtctcgttttggttgacgaaatgaacacgAGTCGTCGGCGCTGTCGCTTGGCTGCTCGTGCATCGGCAATTCTGCACGTTGACAGAAGTGATTGTGAACATTCGCTAGCATCTTTCATGAAAGATGGAGAGATTTGGTCAATGTTTGGACTGCCACAAAaattctttttctaatcaacttTGATGATGCTGTTACCGAGATCCAACCTAAGAAACGGAAGACGAATGCAAAtgtgacatgtttgtttgtttattaaattATGCTTTAAAACCGTTTTCCAACTGtggatatttttgctcacaagGCAAGTGTTGCACTGGCCCCAGCCAGGTCCAGGTGCACGCGTCAGCACCTCAACCCTGTGGAGCAGCACCCGATGACGAGTATTTCCAACAGCAGTCCACAGACCAAACGGGTCTTTGCCGGAGCAGTCCAGTCATCTCTGGATGTCGCGGGCGCGTCTCGTGGGGTGACGCCGATGCCCCGTATGTGGACCAACTTGATGCCCTGATCGGTAGAATGCTTCCTCTACCGGTCCGACTTGATGTTTTGTTTCTCATTGAAGGTCTAAGGACTCTCACGTCCTCGTCGTAGGCACCCCTTCCATTCCTCTTGCTGGAACCCTCCGATTGGCTGAGAAGAAAGACAGGGGGCGGGGCATGGGCCACTACAGTGCCCAATGGGAGCTGGAAAAGGTTACTCATATTGATGAGCTAAAAGAAATGCTTTGGATTTGGGGCGGGGTgtgaggtttacctgtttgacatttattaaacgcgACGCGATGAGAGAAGAcagttcaaagctcgcgaggagagaggagaggaactgactgatacaattcactattgcactctctgaaaaaaaatcccctcctcaccctctctttttatttggtttctacgcccctagttccaaccctaataatgcaaatgtaaaacatGTTTACGATTATTTCCACACGAAGGAGGGGAGTTTTAGTTTTTGGggttaggatgaagtttttaGGGTTTTTGGTTGGGTTTGCGTTAATGAGGGGTTCCGGGTTTAGGTTTTGGCTTACTCAGTTTTTTGGGAGTTTGGCTTGAAATGTTGTGATAAGTGATgaggtaaagttttttttaggttaGAGTTAGAGTTGGTGTGTTAGAGCTATATTTAAGTTTCTGGATCAGGCTTTAGGATTTGTTAGCATTGGGCGTTTGGATCGTCAAGTCCTCTTTACGTATGAATGCATGTGAGCAGGAAAATGCTCACCTGCTGATGGTGGACTTGGTACTGGAGATGCTGGAAATCCTCCAGTGGACCCTGAGCCAAACAGAGACCACTTCCTCCGGGCCAGGACGCCCAAGTGGCAAACGAGAACAGCGCCGCTGCGAGATTGAAGATGACCGGAAAACGTGCACTCAGTCCTACACCCAAGTCACACTGCTGAAAGGTCAAACACCCTTTCACTAATTCCAAAACAATAGCTTGAAACTGAATCCTGATTTAAAAtcctcatttgaaaatgtaaaccctGTCTTGTCCTGACTCTGTCTCGATGTTTGTTTGACTGCAGGCGGTGTCGGAGAGACTGGCTCCTCGTGGTTCTCCCCTCTCTGGAAGTAAGACTAACACAAAATAACCTGACCCTGTTTTATACCCAATACAGAGCCGagcatctgtttttgtttgtttgtttgttttttgtacgtAATGCAGAGCGGAGTGCCTGGGTCGGCAGCTGCTGCTGGACTTTGAGAGGCGCTGCTTTGCCTCCCAATAGCCTCCAGTTGGAAGGGcaagtgtatttatttcatgaaaaaaaaatgagcatttcGAGCTtttaaaaagcccaaaacgggccACAATACTGCCTACTGGCTATgatctttaaagaaaaataaaggagAGAGGGTGAGGTGATGTGAGTGAGCGTGTGTGTGCACTTTGGTGACAGAGACTCTACACGCTTCACTAGTTAATCTGAAATTTTCATGTAAAAACACAAATCTATATGCTATAGTTTACAGATTGATGGAGGCTGGCAAATAGTCAGCCAGGATCCGCAAAATTGCTTTGGGGCTTCCGCTTCGGTTTATCTGTGACTGTTTGGGTGCGTTTTCTGGCGGCAGGTGCAATCCTCAAGTCTTCCACTAGATACCAGCAAACACCCACATTTAGCGCCATGGACGAACGCTTGAGTTCAAAAAGTTAATTAAGTCTTCCAGTTTTTAGGGACCAGATGAGCCCGTCACTGAATGATTACAAATATGACTTGATTATAAATGTGCAGcatgaagcaaaaataaaatatcattaAAGTTGCATTGTGAAACTTTAAAATGCAGAAAAGGCAGGAATGTGTTATTTTGTGCAAACCTCTACATAACTTGCTGTGTCTTGATCTCAGACCAAagcaagcatgaaattgctttggcgccatctggtggcatcaCCATACCACAGTGACAACCTCGCGGCCCGAAGCCCAAATCGGGCCTGCCACATTATTTTATGTGGCCTACAAGAGCAACTTCtgtatattttttagatttctTGATGAAGTTCCAAAATTGCAAATTGTcttcaattttaatttaaaaagtgcagATATCAAGCAAGCATCCTTGATAGCAATCtcccttttaaaataaatgtaaccaATGTATGTAACTTGGGTCATGATTGTGCTCATCCTAGATGCATTGTGTTGAcgcacagtaaataaataaccacggtaaattaatatattttttaaaaattgctaACGTTGACcaagtcgactttaaaaataggtcgatTGAAAATGTCTGCCTCGAATCTccgctggggaaaaaaatgtttgtgcccCGTCCATGGTTCTACACGGACCGTTTTTGCTGAAGCACGCCATTGACAGGAAGTTATTGTTGAGCTCATGGTCGCTAACAGGCAGCTTGGCTCCACTTTTACTCATGGACAGTTGTTGAAGCGTCATCTACTGTAAGTGACTTTTAATACACTATTACGTCATGTCTAATGTAGATATAATGATTCttgtgtgaactaaatggtggttcgtgtttgtttaccttaaataGTAATcgctagcacgctaatgctgaTCGCGATTGCTAAGAGCCTAGCATAAGCTAATGTTGTTGGTGCTCAGTAATGATAATATGTAAGATAGTAGTTGTAGCCTATCCATAATTGCACTCAtattcaaccaaaaaaaaaaaaaaaaaaaaaaaaaaaaaaaaatatatatatatatatatatatatatatatatatatatatatatatgtgtgtgttagATATGAAAAAGATTCAATAGTGACAACCCTAATaatcattgtgaaaaaaagtAGCTGTGTTAGTCTGAAAAGTTTCCAAATTTAGCAAAAACGCTGTTGGCATCAATGAGGTCGTTGTCATGGTGGTAGTCAATATTCCGCCGTATGTGCTCAGTGGGAAAAGGCAGAAACTTTTTTACCTGCTGCGCCTTTTCCTGCTTTCCCATGCAATCATGGCGCAAGTTATTCAATTAACAATTAAATGAGTGATGAAAATCGACGTAAACAAGCAGATTGAAAGACAGAGTAGTGTGAAGATATTGAATGAGTTGAATGTTTACGAGCGTGATGCTGACaaacaaaagtttgtttctGTGTTTTGTGAGTCTCGTAAATTGTTTTTACGAGGGC
The Festucalex cinctus isolate MCC-2025b chromosome 11, RoL_Fcin_1.0, whole genome shotgun sequence DNA segment above includes these coding regions:
- the rubcnl gene encoding uncharacterized protein rubcnl — translated: MSCGPRRCKHVCWCVDLPLSTTAGSVCVAPGRVCTDHVSISQMFTSAKPRRQKSKCCTGPSQVQVHASAPQPCGAAPDDEYFQQQSTDQTGLCRSSPVISGCRGRVSWGDADAPSKDSHVLVVGTPSIPLAGTLRLAEKKDRGRGMGHYSAQWELEKENAHLLMVDLVLEMLEILQWTLSQTETTSSGPGRPSGKREQRRCEIEDDRKTCTQSYTQVTLLKGGVGETGSSWFSPLWKAECLGRQLLLDFERRCFASQ